In a genomic window of Curtobacterium flaccumfaciens pv. betae:
- the metX gene encoding homoserine O-acetyltransferase MetX yields MDWQTTPEDSVPSTLVPGTELGTLGKPPVTGAWRPGDHPGARHFESLGEQWVRGGRLPSVRVAYETWGTLNAARDNAVLVLHALTGDSHVAGDPGPGHRTAGWWGDVVGPGRAIDTDRWFVIAPNMLGGCQGTTGPSSVSPSGAEWGARFPFVTVRDQVEVQAQLADRLGIETFAAVVGGSMGGMHALEFAVSHPARVQRLAVLASTAQTTADQIAANSLQRAAIQMDPAFAGGDYFEAEVGEGPHRGLSLARRMALMTYRASDELNSRFARSWQSDVSPLGDDGRFSVESYLDFHGNKFTRRFDASSYVTLTYAMDSHDVGAGRGGVSAALGLVTARTLVVGISSDRLFPVEDQHRIAAGVPDALDGDTAAVIESEFGHDGFLIEHEQVGAHLRRLLES; encoded by the coding sequence ATGGACTGGCAGACGACCCCCGAGGACTCCGTGCCGTCCACCCTGGTGCCCGGCACCGAGCTCGGCACCCTCGGCAAGCCGCCCGTGACCGGTGCCTGGCGTCCTGGTGACCACCCGGGTGCACGCCACTTCGAGTCCCTCGGCGAGCAGTGGGTGCGCGGCGGCCGCCTGCCGTCCGTGCGCGTGGCGTACGAGACGTGGGGCACGCTCAACGCCGCCCGCGACAACGCGGTGCTCGTCCTGCACGCGCTGACCGGTGACTCGCACGTCGCGGGTGACCCCGGCCCGGGACACCGCACCGCCGGCTGGTGGGGCGACGTCGTCGGGCCCGGGCGGGCGATCGACACAGACCGGTGGTTCGTGATCGCGCCGAACATGCTCGGCGGCTGCCAGGGCACCACCGGGCCGTCGTCGGTGTCGCCGTCGGGCGCGGAGTGGGGCGCACGGTTCCCGTTCGTGACGGTGCGCGACCAGGTCGAGGTGCAGGCGCAGCTCGCCGACCGGCTCGGAATCGAGACCTTCGCGGCCGTCGTCGGCGGGTCGATGGGCGGCATGCACGCCCTCGAGTTCGCGGTCTCGCACCCGGCGCGCGTGCAGCGGCTGGCGGTCCTCGCGTCGACGGCGCAGACCACCGCCGACCAGATCGCGGCGAACTCGCTGCAGCGGGCGGCGATCCAGATGGACCCGGCGTTCGCCGGCGGCGACTACTTCGAGGCCGAGGTCGGCGAGGGACCGCACCGAGGCCTGTCGCTGGCCCGGCGGATGGCGCTCATGACGTACCGCGCGTCGGACGAGCTGAACAGCCGCTTTGCGCGGTCCTGGCAGAGCGACGTCTCCCCGCTCGGCGACGACGGCCGGTTCTCGGTGGAGAGCTACCTCGACTTCCACGGCAACAAGTTCACGCGGCGGTTCGACGCCTCGAGCTACGTCACGCTGACGTACGCGATGGACTCGCACGACGTCGGAGCCGGTCGCGGCGGGGTGTCGGCCGCCCTCGGGCTGGTGACCGCACGGACCCTGGTGGTGGGGATCTCGAGCGACCGGCTGTTCCCCGTCGAGGACCAGCACCGGATCGCCGCGGGCGTGCCGGACGCGCTCGACGGGGACACCGCAGCGGTGATCGAGAGCGAGTTCGGACACGACGGGTTCCTCATCGAGCACGAGCAGGTCGGGGCGCACCTGCGGCGGTTGCTGGAGTCCTGA
- a CDS encoding ATP-binding protein, whose translation MDFIAQERDRLLRSATRVVGIVCALVSVVGILSAAAVPTPPLIGALLCIAAMITALVCFGRGGEVWWTAAIVVAGLATMVLLFTGVEDSARPLIASAVMPLAAGGLSAPLMAQRGHPVGLGITIAGGGAVVVLMVWGSGSLLSTPVSGALLGWILMAVVAIWISRSIPRVARRIYSIGTAHRAERQASETEAQRRQGARLLHDTVLATLTLLAHSGVGVSEQAMREQAAEDARLLRHLRLGATPQPSQSGDYSLTREEESPLGQTLESVKQRFGRMGLEVSWHGTGQVLLPSNVLDAFLLALGECLENVRRHAGVGEAHVTIVHDNEVVRAMVTDSGVGFDLTTVSAERLGFKESVVNRLREVGGDAKLFSAPGSGTTVVLEAPR comes from the coding sequence ATGGACTTCATCGCACAGGAACGCGACCGCTTGCTGCGGTCGGCGACCCGTGTCGTGGGCATCGTCTGCGCGCTCGTCAGCGTCGTGGGCATCCTCTCCGCCGCCGCCGTGCCCACGCCGCCCCTCATCGGCGCACTCCTCTGCATCGCCGCGATGATCACCGCCCTCGTGTGCTTCGGTCGCGGCGGCGAGGTGTGGTGGACCGCCGCCATCGTCGTCGCCGGGCTCGCCACGATGGTGCTGCTCTTCACCGGCGTCGAGGACTCGGCCAGGCCCCTCATCGCCAGTGCCGTCATGCCCCTGGCCGCCGGCGGACTCTCGGCACCGCTGATGGCACAGCGCGGGCACCCGGTCGGTCTCGGCATCACCATCGCCGGTGGCGGCGCCGTGGTGGTGCTCATGGTGTGGGGGTCGGGCTCGCTCCTGTCGACCCCGGTCAGCGGCGCACTGCTCGGGTGGATCCTGATGGCCGTCGTGGCGATCTGGATCTCGCGCAGCATCCCCCGCGTCGCCCGCCGCATCTACAGCATCGGCACCGCCCACCGCGCCGAACGGCAGGCCAGCGAGACCGAGGCGCAGCGCCGCCAGGGTGCCCGCCTGCTGCACGACACCGTGCTCGCGACCCTGACGCTGCTGGCGCACTCCGGCGTCGGCGTCTCCGAGCAGGCGATGCGCGAGCAGGCCGCCGAGGACGCCCGACTGCTGCGGCACCTGCGCCTCGGTGCGACCCCGCAGCCCTCGCAGTCCGGTGACTACTCGCTCACCCGCGAAGAGGAGTCACCGCTCGGGCAGACCCTCGAGTCGGTCAAGCAGCGCTTCGGCCGGATGGGGCTCGAGGTCAGCTGGCACGGCACCGGGCAGGTCCTGCTGCCATCGAACGTGCTCGACGCGTTCCTGCTCGCGCTCGGCGAGTGCCTCGAGAACGTCCGTCGGCACGCCGGCGTCGGCGAGGCCCACGTCACGATCGTCCACGACAACGAGGTCGTCCGCGCGATGGTCACCGACTCCGGCGTCGGCTTCGACCTCACCACCGTCAGTGCCGAGCGACTCGGCTTCAAGGAGAGCGTCGTGAACCGCCTGCGCGAGGTCGGCGGCGACGCGAAGCTCTTCTCCGCGCCGGGCTCCGGCACCACCGTCGTCCTGGAGGCACCGCGATGA
- a CDS encoding response regulator transcription factor has translation MATPEEPIRLALVDDHRMLLGALTEWIRNAADDITLVAAVTTWPELLTSPAFPVDVVLLDLDLKDSIPVSLKISTLKTAGVKTVVMSTYSEPNVVREALGAGALGYLVKSEDADMIVEAIRSAQRGEQYVSAELDLAINSGDVGGVPKLSAQERRVMALYGGGEPVKSVAYQLGISEETAKSYLKRIREKYRVAGFDVGTKVALRKRAITDGIIVQDGSPLGL, from the coding sequence ATGGCGACTCCAGAGGAACCGATCCGACTCGCACTGGTCGACGACCACAGGATGCTCCTCGGCGCGCTCACGGAGTGGATCCGGAACGCGGCCGACGACATCACCCTGGTGGCCGCCGTCACGACCTGGCCCGAGCTCCTGACGAGCCCGGCGTTCCCGGTCGACGTGGTGCTGCTGGACCTGGACCTCAAGGACTCCATCCCGGTGTCGCTGAAGATCTCGACGCTCAAGACCGCGGGCGTCAAGACCGTCGTGATGAGCACGTACTCGGAGCCGAACGTCGTGCGCGAGGCCCTCGGCGCCGGCGCCCTCGGGTACCTCGTCAAGAGCGAGGACGCCGACATGATCGTCGAGGCGATCCGCTCCGCCCAGCGCGGCGAGCAGTACGTCTCGGCAGAGCTCGACCTCGCCATCAACAGCGGCGACGTCGGCGGTGTGCCGAAGCTCAGCGCCCAGGAGCGTCGTGTGATGGCCCTGTACGGCGGTGGTGAGCCCGTCAAGAGCGTCGCCTACCAGCTCGGCATCTCCGAGGAGACGGCGAAGAGCTACCTCAAGCGCATCCGCGAGAAGTACCGCGTGGCCGGCTTCGACGTGGGTACGAAGGTTGCGCTCCGGAAGCGTGCGATCACCGACGGCATCATCGTGCAGGACGGCAGCCCCCTGGGGCTCTAG
- a CDS encoding MFS transporter, giving the protein MSQLTPARRTLALISLALGGFAIGSTEFVAMGLLPNIAQALLPEQYGMDPDAGIAHAGWLVSAYALGVVVGAPTIAAMSARFPRKGLILVLLVGFVVATIASALLPSFGLVLVARFVAGLPHGAYFGIASIVAGDMMGPGKGGKGIAMVLLGLSVANVVGVPAITWVGQVAGWRVAYGVVAALFALTFLAVAAFVPKSARDEHATIGRELRAFRVPQVWIVMGLGAVGFGGFFAVYSYISPLVQNVTGMPESFVPIVLVVVGIGMVVGGVLGGHLADHSVKRTIYVGMFALIGALLITVLTAQWLWGMLLGAFLLGATSSAIPPAVQSRLMDVAGDARTIAAALNHSAFNIGNSIGAALGGAVIAAGFGFLAPGWLGIGLALLGVLVTMVSYAVERRSTRRAAVRSSSPSTGPITAPVPTA; this is encoded by the coding sequence ATGTCACAGCTCACGCCTGCGCGTCGCACCCTCGCGCTCATCTCGCTCGCCCTCGGCGGGTTCGCCATCGGCTCGACCGAGTTCGTCGCGATGGGGCTGCTGCCGAACATCGCGCAGGCCCTGCTCCCCGAGCAGTACGGCATGGATCCCGACGCCGGGATCGCCCACGCCGGCTGGCTCGTCAGCGCGTACGCCCTCGGGGTCGTCGTCGGTGCGCCGACCATCGCGGCGATGTCCGCCCGGTTCCCGCGCAAGGGCCTGATCCTCGTACTGCTCGTCGGGTTCGTCGTCGCGACGATCGCGAGCGCGCTGCTGCCCTCGTTCGGTCTGGTGCTCGTCGCCCGTTTCGTCGCGGGTCTGCCGCACGGTGCCTACTTCGGCATCGCGTCGATCGTCGCCGGCGACATGATGGGCCCGGGCAAGGGCGGCAAGGGCATCGCCATGGTGCTGCTCGGCCTGTCGGTCGCGAACGTCGTCGGGGTCCCGGCGATCACGTGGGTCGGACAGGTGGCCGGGTGGCGGGTCGCCTACGGCGTCGTCGCCGCGCTGTTCGCCCTGACGTTCCTGGCCGTCGCGGCCTTCGTGCCGAAGAGCGCCCGCGACGAGCACGCCACGATCGGCCGCGAGCTCCGGGCGTTCCGCGTGCCGCAGGTGTGGATCGTGATGGGCCTCGGCGCCGTCGGGTTCGGCGGGTTCTTCGCGGTGTACTCGTACATCTCGCCGCTCGTGCAGAACGTCACCGGGATGCCCGAGTCGTTCGTGCCGATCGTGCTCGTCGTCGTGGGCATCGGCATGGTCGTCGGCGGGGTGCTCGGCGGACACCTGGCTGACCACAGTGTGAAGCGCACGATCTACGTCGGCATGTTCGCGCTCATCGGCGCCCTGCTCATCACCGTCCTGACGGCGCAGTGGCTCTGGGGCATGCTGCTCGGCGCGTTCCTGCTCGGGGCGACCTCGTCGGCGATCCCGCCGGCGGTGCAGTCGCGCCTGATGGACGTCGCCGGGGATGCCCGCACGATCGCGGCGGCGCTGAACCACTCGGCGTTCAACATCGGCAACTCGATCGGTGCGGCCCTGGGCGGCGCGGTCATCGCCGCCGGCTTCGGGTTCCTCGCACCGGGCTGGCTCGGCATCGGCCTGGCGCTGCTCGGCGTCCTGGTGACGATGGTCAGCTACGCGGTCGAGCGGCGGAGCACCCGTCGTGCCGCGGTCCGCTCCTCGTCACCGTCCACCGGTCCGATCACCGCACCGGTCCCGACGGCCTGA
- a CDS encoding MTH1187 family thiamine-binding protein, giving the protein MIVAFSVAPSGGPAATSDGSVHDAVAAAVRVVRESGLPNRTSSMFTEIEGEWDEVMDVVKRATEAVGAYGTRVSLVLKADIRPGHTGEIDGKLERLEAALGE; this is encoded by the coding sequence ATGATCGTCGCCTTCTCCGTCGCTCCGTCCGGTGGTCCCGCTGCAACGTCCGACGGGTCCGTGCACGACGCCGTCGCGGCCGCCGTACGTGTGGTGCGCGAGAGCGGGCTGCCGAACCGCACCTCGTCGATGTTCACCGAGATCGAGGGGGAGTGGGACGAGGTCATGGACGTCGTCAAGCGCGCCACCGAGGCCGTCGGTGCGTACGGCACGCGGGTGTCGCTCGTGCTCAAGGCCGACATCCGCCCCGGGCACACCGGCGAGATCGACGGCAAGCTCGAACGGCTCGAGGCCGCGCTCGGCGAGTAG
- a CDS encoding glycosyltransferase 87 family protein has translation MQRTSTRWLELAGFVLAFVAVHGFLWWLTLVSANLPLGDVTITYSRWIETGRTADFWVGVDGAWVYPILAIVPMAAAALGGVESIGTGWLLLMVLLDAVACAFLWRFRARVGSSDRFGVHGVRVVWWWLLFLLALGPIALGRIDTVATVFAMVGVAFVASRPAVASALFTAGAWTKVWPAALVAVLLLLRRGHRRGVLAGALVLSALIVLVDVLWGGAPYLLSFVGEQTGRALQIESPLATPFMWAAAFGVPGAAVFYDQEILTFEVSGAGTSVAAAVSTPLMAVVVVAGVVIALWAAHRGARRAELAPVLALLFVAALIATNKVGSPQYIGWFAVPIVWGLAAGTPSARRFVPIAVLALPMALLTQVVYPGYYDQLLGVQPWILVVLTVRNVLEVAILVWSVVVLVRMGRRAGSGRVSARSSPSVHDQPEPGRMDA, from the coding sequence GTGCAGAGGACCTCGACCCGGTGGCTCGAACTCGCCGGCTTCGTCCTGGCGTTCGTCGCCGTGCACGGGTTCCTGTGGTGGCTGACCCTCGTGTCGGCGAACCTGCCGCTCGGTGACGTGACCATCACCTACAGCCGCTGGATCGAGACCGGGCGGACCGCGGACTTCTGGGTCGGCGTCGACGGCGCCTGGGTGTACCCGATCCTGGCGATCGTGCCGATGGCGGCCGCGGCGCTCGGGGGAGTCGAGTCCATCGGCACCGGCTGGCTGCTGCTGATGGTGTTGCTCGACGCCGTGGCGTGCGCGTTCCTGTGGCGGTTCCGGGCCCGCGTCGGGTCGTCCGACCGCTTCGGCGTGCACGGCGTGCGGGTCGTCTGGTGGTGGCTGCTGTTCCTGCTCGCGCTCGGGCCGATCGCGCTCGGTCGGATCGACACCGTCGCGACGGTGTTCGCGATGGTGGGCGTGGCGTTCGTCGCCTCGAGGCCGGCCGTCGCCTCCGCGCTCTTCACTGCCGGCGCGTGGACGAAGGTGTGGCCCGCGGCGCTCGTCGCGGTGCTGCTGCTCCTGCGACGCGGACACCGCCGGGGTGTGCTCGCCGGAGCCCTGGTGCTGAGCGCCCTGATCGTGCTCGTCGACGTGCTGTGGGGCGGTGCGCCGTACCTGCTGTCCTTCGTCGGTGAGCAGACCGGTCGTGCCCTGCAGATCGAGTCGCCGCTCGCGACACCCTTCATGTGGGCTGCTGCGTTCGGTGTCCCCGGAGCGGCGGTGTTCTACGACCAGGAGATCCTGACCTTCGAGGTGTCCGGTGCCGGCACGTCGGTCGCCGCCGCGGTGTCGACGCCGCTGATGGCCGTCGTCGTGGTGGCCGGGGTCGTGATCGCGCTCTGGGCCGCACACCGCGGTGCCCGTCGGGCCGAGCTCGCACCGGTCCTCGCGCTCCTGTTCGTGGCGGCGCTCATCGCGACGAACAAGGTCGGGTCGCCGCAGTACATCGGCTGGTTCGCGGTGCCGATCGTGTGGGGGCTCGCGGCGGGCACCCCGAGTGCGCGTCGGTTCGTGCCCATCGCGGTGCTCGCGCTGCCGATGGCCCTGCTCACGCAGGTGGTCTACCCGGGCTACTACGACCAGTTGCTCGGCGTGCAGCCGTGGATCCTCGTGGTGCTCACGGTGCGGAACGTGCTCGAGGTGGCGATCCTGGTGTGGAGCGTCGTCGTGCTGGTGCGGATGGGGCGTCGCGCGGGGTCCGGACGGGTGTCGGCGCGCTCGTCGCCGTCCGTGCACGACCAGCCCGAGCCGGGCAGGATGGACGCATGA
- a CDS encoding YceI family protein: MTSDTPRKRRKAVIWISVIAAVVVLGVVGAVVFTNVYTSTENAKASAAPSVAATREASTLDGTDLSGEWTVGGDSEAGYRVHEVLNGSDVTVTGRTDSVAGTATVDGTSITAAKITVQVADITTDSDQRDAYFRDSAMDAAAFPEATFELTTPIADAVPSGSDTTTVTAPGKLTLHGVTKDVTAKLQVGLNGDGVDISGSVPITFSDYGVQAPSLGFVKVDDAGSVEFLVHATPAS, encoded by the coding sequence GTGACCTCCGACACCCCGCGCAAGCGCCGCAAGGCCGTCATCTGGATCTCCGTCATCGCCGCCGTGGTCGTCCTCGGCGTCGTGGGTGCGGTGGTCTTCACGAACGTCTACACGAGCACCGAGAACGCGAAGGCCTCGGCCGCGCCGTCCGTCGCCGCCACCCGCGAGGCCTCCACCCTCGACGGCACGGACCTGTCCGGCGAGTGGACGGTCGGCGGCGACTCGGAGGCCGGGTACCGCGTCCACGAGGTCCTGAACGGCTCCGACGTCACCGTCACCGGCCGCACCGACAGCGTCGCCGGCACCGCGACCGTCGACGGCACGAGCATCACCGCCGCGAAGATCACGGTGCAGGTCGCCGACATCACCACCGACTCCGACCAGCGCGACGCCTACTTCCGCGACTCCGCGATGGACGCCGCGGCCTTCCCCGAGGCCACCTTCGAACTCACCACGCCGATCGCCGACGCGGTCCCGAGCGGTTCCGACACGACGACCGTGACGGCTCCGGGGAAGCTCACCCTGCACGGCGTCACGAAGGACGTCACCGCGAAGCTGCAGGTCGGCCTGAACGGCGACGGCGTGGACATCTCCGGTTCGGTCCCGATCACCTTCTCGGACTACGGCGTGCAGGCCCCGAGCCTGGGGTTCGTCAAGGTCGACGACGCCGGTTCCGTCGAGTTCCTGGTGCACGCGACCCCCGCGAGCTGA
- a CDS encoding NAD(P)H-hydrate dehydratase, producing the protein MNDFVPLRPSDAAAWVTAPTGESTKYRRGVLGVATGSDQYPGAAVLGVDAAVHTGVGMVRYVGPSRATDHVLTRRPEVVSGVGRVQAWLVGSGVSAPSLGDLDETTASGFSHASDDGVPVVVDAGAIPLVDLGPLAVLTPHAGELASFLGVDRVEIEQDPAAAALRAAEQTGSVVLLKGERTHVITPDGSVRLVAASATPWLAAAGAGDVLGGVLGALVAARQGSVEAAGSLLTPSDLAHLAASAAVVHGLAARRASGGGPFPMTTLIAELPGVVRDLVVDGDARG; encoded by the coding sequence GTGAACGACTTCGTGCCCCTCCGACCGTCCGATGCCGCCGCGTGGGTCACCGCGCCGACGGGGGAGTCCACCAAGTACCGCCGCGGGGTCCTCGGCGTCGCGACCGGCTCCGACCAGTACCCCGGCGCCGCGGTGCTCGGGGTCGACGCCGCCGTGCACACCGGCGTCGGCATGGTCCGGTACGTCGGGCCGTCACGCGCCACCGACCACGTGCTCACCCGCCGCCCCGAGGTCGTGTCCGGTGTCGGCCGCGTGCAGGCCTGGCTCGTCGGCTCCGGGGTCTCGGCGCCGTCGCTCGGTGACCTGGACGAGACGACGGCGTCGGGCTTCTCGCACGCCTCCGACGACGGCGTCCCGGTCGTCGTCGACGCCGGGGCGATCCCGCTCGTCGACCTCGGGCCGCTCGCCGTGCTCACCCCGCACGCCGGTGAGCTCGCATCGTTCCTGGGGGTCGATCGCGTCGAGATCGAGCAGGACCCGGCCGCGGCGGCGCTCCGAGCGGCGGAGCAGACCGGCAGCGTCGTGCTGCTCAAGGGGGAGCGGACCCACGTGATCACCCCGGACGGGTCGGTGCGGCTCGTGGCTGCGTCCGCGACGCCGTGGCTCGCGGCGGCCGGTGCCGGGGACGTGCTGGGTGGGGTGCTCGGGGCGCTCGTCGCCGCGCGGCAGGGCTCCGTCGAAGCGGCCGGGTCGTTGCTCACGCCGTCGGACCTCGCGCACCTGGCCGCGTCGGCCGCCGTGGTGCACGGACTCGCGGCGCGGCGGGCGTCCGGCGGCGGACCGTTCCCGATGACGACGCTCATCGCCGAGCTGCCGGGGGTCGTGCGGGACCTGGTCGTCGACGGGGACGCGCGCGGCTAG
- a CDS encoding HAD family hydrolase — translation MSLFLPGRVVVFDYGEVISRTPHASRDALVAATGVPADELFPVYQELRHDLDRGDLSVVAYWRAIAERTGRTWSISEIHRFWAIDFTGWFEVEPETLEIVEELHDAGTRVALLSNAGFDFGDPYRRSPMGSLFETVVVSAEEHVLKPAASIYRDTCARLGIDPGQMVFVDNRAENATGAEAIGAVGHHYTSPASLRSFLTELAEAPAPVL, via the coding sequence ATGAGCCTGTTCCTGCCTGGTCGCGTGGTGGTCTTCGACTACGGCGAGGTGATCAGCCGGACGCCGCACGCCTCGCGGGACGCCCTCGTGGCCGCCACCGGGGTCCCGGCGGACGAGCTGTTCCCGGTGTACCAGGAGCTCCGGCACGACCTGGACCGCGGCGACCTGTCCGTCGTGGCGTACTGGCGTGCGATCGCGGAACGGACCGGACGGACCTGGAGCATCTCGGAGATCCACCGGTTCTGGGCGATCGACTTCACCGGGTGGTTCGAGGTCGAGCCGGAGACCCTCGAGATCGTCGAGGAGCTGCACGACGCCGGCACCCGTGTGGCCCTGCTCTCGAACGCGGGCTTCGACTTCGGTGACCCGTACCGCCGCTCCCCCATGGGCTCGCTGTTCGAGACCGTCGTGGTGAGCGCCGAGGAGCACGTCCTGAAGCCCGCGGCATCCATCTACCGCGACACCTGTGCGCGCTTGGGAATCGACCCGGGTCAGATGGTGTTCGTGGACAACAGGGCCGAGAACGCCACCGGTGCGGAAGCGATCGGGGCGGTCGGCCACCACTACACGTCGCCGGCGTCGCTGCGGTCGTTCCTGACGGAACTGGCCGAGGCGCCGGCACCCGTCCTCTGA
- a CDS encoding NADH:flavin oxidoreductase/NADH oxidase, translated as MTHALFDPITVRDLTVRNRIWVSPMCQYSVDQQDGVPTPWHLVHLGGFAKGGAGAVVVEATGVVPEGRITPQDLGLWNDQQRDAFKPIVDFLHEQGAAAGIQLAHAGRKASTYRPWDTTHGTVPADQGGWTTVAPSAVAFDGYDVPRELAVEDIRVVALAFAQSARRAVEAGFDLVEIHAAHGYLLHQFLSPLSNQRTDQYGGSLENRARALLEVVDAVRAEVGEGFPIVVRFSATDWVDGGLTLDETTVVARWAAEHGADLADVSTGGNVASAPIPVGPGYQVPHAAAIKRDAGIPTIAVGMISEAFQAEQIVATGLADVVMIGREMLRDPSFALRAAVELRVPVDYEPQQYHRARITA; from the coding sequence GTGACGCACGCCCTGTTCGACCCGATCACCGTCCGTGACCTGACCGTCCGCAACCGCATCTGGGTCTCCCCGATGTGCCAGTACTCGGTGGACCAGCAGGACGGCGTCCCGACGCCGTGGCACCTCGTGCACCTGGGCGGGTTCGCCAAGGGCGGCGCCGGCGCGGTCGTGGTCGAGGCGACGGGTGTCGTGCCCGAGGGACGGATCACCCCGCAGGACCTCGGGCTGTGGAACGACCAGCAGCGCGACGCGTTCAAGCCGATCGTCGACTTCCTGCACGAGCAGGGCGCCGCGGCGGGCATCCAGCTGGCACACGCCGGCCGCAAGGCGTCGACCTACCGCCCCTGGGACACCACGCACGGCACCGTCCCCGCCGACCAGGGCGGCTGGACCACGGTCGCTCCGTCGGCCGTGGCCTTCGACGGCTACGACGTCCCGCGCGAACTCGCGGTCGAGGACATCCGCGTCGTCGCCCTCGCCTTCGCGCAGTCCGCCCGCCGCGCGGTCGAGGCCGGGTTCGACCTGGTCGAGATCCACGCGGCCCACGGCTACCTGCTGCACCAGTTCCTCTCGCCGCTGAGCAACCAGCGCACCGACCAGTACGGCGGCTCGCTCGAGAACCGTGCCCGCGCGCTGCTCGAGGTCGTCGACGCCGTGCGCGCCGAGGTCGGCGAGGGCTTCCCGATCGTCGTCCGGTTCTCGGCCACCGACTGGGTCGACGGCGGGCTCACGCTCGACGAGACCACAGTCGTCGCCCGCTGGGCCGCTGAGCACGGTGCCGACCTGGCCGACGTGTCGACCGGCGGCAACGTCGCGAGCGCGCCGATCCCGGTCGGCCCCGGCTACCAGGTACCGCACGCCGCAGCGATCAAGCGCGACGCCGGCATCCCGACGATCGCCGTGGGCATGATCTCCGAGGCGTTCCAGGCCGAGCAGATCGTCGCGACCGGCCTGGCCGACGTCGTGATGATCGGTCGCGAGATGCTCCGCGACCCGTCGTTCGCGCTCCGTGCCGCCGTCGAACTCCGCGTGCCGGTCGACTACGAGCCGCAGCAGTACCACCGCGCGCGGATCACGGCCTAG
- a CDS encoding hemolysin family protein, whose protein sequence is MSPIDIVMLIGGILLTLGTGVFVASEFALVNLDRADVEARRDRGEAGLAPVIGALKVTSTHLSSAQLGITLTTLLTGYLLEPSIAKLLDAPFLAMNLPEGIVETVGSIVALVIATLLSMILGELVPKNFALALPLQTARLVVPLQIAFTTVFKPAVALLNGTANAVLRSLGIEPQEELSGARSAEELTSLLRRSASEGSLEQDTATLLERTISFSELSASDVMTPRPRLSTIRVSESAEDVIALARKTGFSRFPVIEEDADDVVGIVHVKQAVAVPREKRPEVPVGALMTDAERVPETMPGDTLLAEVRGRGYQMVIVVDEYGGTAGVVTLEDLIEEIVGEVSDEHDRARIDVVRSRDWLTFPGLLRPDELEDRAGVKVPEEGPYETVGGFVMSTLGRLPVVGDEVPLDGGVFRVERLDGRRIDRIRWTPTRPSTDTAATAIIIPSTKSTPTTTTKGSTR, encoded by the coding sequence ATGAGTCCGATCGACATCGTCATGCTGATCGGCGGCATCCTGCTGACCCTCGGCACGGGTGTCTTCGTCGCGTCCGAGTTCGCGCTGGTCAACCTCGACCGCGCCGACGTCGAAGCGCGGCGCGACCGCGGTGAAGCCGGCCTCGCACCGGTCATCGGCGCGCTGAAGGTCACCTCGACGCACCTGTCCAGCGCACAGCTCGGCATCACGCTGACCACGCTGCTGACCGGTTACCTGCTCGAACCCTCGATCGCGAAGCTGCTCGATGCGCCGTTCCTGGCGATGAACCTGCCAGAGGGCATCGTCGAGACCGTCGGCTCGATCGTGGCGCTCGTCATCGCGACCCTGCTGTCGATGATCCTCGGCGAACTGGTGCCGAAGAACTTCGCGCTCGCGCTGCCCCTGCAGACCGCCAGGCTCGTGGTCCCGCTGCAGATCGCGTTCACGACGGTCTTCAAGCCCGCCGTCGCGCTGCTGAACGGCACCGCGAACGCCGTGCTCCGGTCGCTGGGCATCGAGCCGCAGGAGGAACTCTCCGGTGCCCGCAGCGCCGAGGAACTCACCTCGCTGCTGCGCCGCTCGGCCTCCGAGGGCTCGCTCGAACAGGACACCGCGACGCTCCTCGAGCGCACCATCTCGTTCTCCGAGCTGAGCGCCAGCGACGTGATGACCCCGCGCCCGAGGCTCTCCACCATCCGCGTGTCCGAGTCCGCCGAGGACGTCATCGCCCTTGCGCGCAAGACCGGCTTCAGCCGCTTCCCCGTCATCGAGGAGGACGCGGACGACGTCGTCGGCATCGTGCACGTCAAGCAGGCCGTCGCCGTGCCGCGCGAGAAGCGTCCGGAGGTCCCCGTCGGGGCCCTCATGACCGACGCCGAACGCGTGCCGGAGACCATGCCCGGCGACACCCTGCTCGCCGAGGTCCGCGGCCGCGGCTACCAGATGGTCATCGTCGTCGACGAGTACGGCGGCACCGCCGGGGTCGTCACGCTCGAGGACCTGATCGAGGAGATCGTCGGCGAGGTCTCCGACGAGCACGACCGCGCCCGCATCGACGTGGTCCGCTCCCGTGACTGGCTGACGTTCCCCGGTCTGCTGCGTCCCGACGAGCTCGAGGACCGCGCCGGCGTCAAGGTGCCCGAGGAGGGCCCGTACGAGACCGTCGGCGGGTTCGTCATGTCGACGCTGGGCCGCCTGCCCGTCGTCGGCGACGAGGTGCCCCTGGACGGCGGGGTGTTCCGCGTCGAGCGGCTGGACGGCCGTCGGATCGACCGCATCCGCTGGACCCCGACGCGGCCGTCGACCGACACGGCGGCGACCGCGATCATCATCCCGTCCACCAAGAGCACCCCGACCACCACGACGAAGGGCAGCACCCGATGA